A genome region from Blautia coccoides includes the following:
- a CDS encoding FGGY-family carbohydrate kinase encodes MDRYILGIDQSTQGTKALLFDCGGALLARADLPHRQMIDSRGWVEHDPEEIYKNTVQSVKNVVEKAGIDKNLIAGIGISNQRETALAWDREGRPVYHAVVWQCARGEEICERIADSAEMIRERTGLKLSPYFSAAKIAWILENVEDAREMAEQGRLCYGTMDSFLVYRLTGNRSYQTDYSNASRTQLFNIRTLAWDEDICHVFGIPPENLPCVTDSNGYYGETDFEGFLDKPVPIHGVLGDSHGALFGQGCLEPGMVKATYGTGSSVMMNVGNTPVFSSHGVVSSLAWGMDGQVNYVLEGNINYTGAVISWLQNDLQMIASAAETERLAREAAPEDRTYFVPAFTGLGAPYWDSTATGILCGITRTTRKAEMVRAGLDCIAYQITDILKAMEEDAGIPIRELRADGGPTKNSYLMQFQSDMAGIPVQVPEAEELSGIGAAYAAGIGLGIYEKEELFVKIKRTSFTPRMENSLVDKKYTGWKNAVDMVLKK; translated from the coding sequence ATGGACAGATATATACTTGGAATCGACCAGAGCACACAGGGGACAAAAGCACTGCTTTTTGACTGTGGGGGAGCCTTGCTTGCCCGTGCGGATTTGCCCCACAGACAGATGATCGACAGCAGGGGATGGGTGGAGCATGACCCGGAGGAGATATACAAAAATACTGTACAGTCGGTAAAAAACGTGGTGGAGAAAGCCGGTATCGATAAAAACCTGATAGCGGGTATAGGTATCAGCAATCAGAGGGAGACTGCCCTTGCCTGGGATAGAGAGGGCAGGCCTGTATATCATGCTGTTGTCTGGCAGTGCGCCAGAGGCGAAGAAATCTGTGAAAGAATCGCAGACAGTGCAGAGATGATCAGGGAAAGGACAGGACTTAAGCTCTCCCCTTATTTTTCAGCGGCAAAGATTGCCTGGATACTGGAAAACGTGGAGGATGCCCGGGAAATGGCAGAGCAGGGAAGGCTGTGTTACGGAACCATGGACAGTTTTCTAGTATACCGGCTTACCGGTAATAGGTCATATCAGACAGATTATTCCAACGCGTCAAGAACCCAGCTTTTTAACATCAGGACACTTGCCTGGGACGAAGATATCTGTCATGTTTTTGGGATTCCGCCTGAGAATCTGCCCTGTGTGACAGATTCCAACGGCTATTATGGAGAGACGGATTTTGAAGGATTCCTGGATAAACCGGTTCCCATCCATGGGGTGCTGGGGGATTCACACGGCGCCCTTTTTGGGCAGGGATGCCTGGAGCCGGGAATGGTGAAAGCCACTTACGGCACCGGTTCCTCTGTGATGATGAATGTGGGAAATACGCCGGTATTCAGCAGCCACGGCGTGGTTTCTTCCCTGGCCTGGGGAATGGACGGGCAGGTCAATTACGTGCTGGAGGGAAATATCAACTATACCGGAGCTGTGATCAGCTGGCTGCAGAATGATCTTCAGATGATCGCCTCCGCGGCGGAGACAGAGCGCCTGGCAAGAGAAGCGGCGCCGGAGGACAGGACATATTTTGTCCCGGCGTTTACCGGCCTCGGTGCTCCGTATTGGGACAGCACTGCCACAGGAATTCTCTGCGGGATCACCAGGACTACCCGGAAAGCGGAGATGGTGCGTGCAGGACTTGACTGTATCGCATACCAGATCACTGACATATTAAAGGCAATGGAGGAGGACGCGGGAATACCTATCCGGGAACTCCGGGCAGACGGCGGCCCTACAAAAAACTCTTATCTCATGCAGTTTCAAAGTGATATGGCAGGTATACCGGTGCAGGTGCCCGAAGCGGAAGAACTGTCAGGGATCGGAGCGGCTTATGCGGCAGGGATCGGTCTTGGCATCTATGAGAAAGAGGAGCTTTTTGTGAAGATAAAGAGAACCTCCTTTACCCCCCGGATGGAGAACAGTCTTGTGGATAAAAAGTATACCGGTTGGAAAAACGCGGTGGATATGGTTCTTAAAAAATAA
- a CDS encoding transketolase family protein translates to MNKTANKQVICQVLMEKAKTDKDIVVLCSDSRGSASMTPFADGFPEQFVEVGIAEQNLVSISAGLAKCGKKAYAVSPACFLSTRSYEQAKVDVAYSNTNVKLIGISGGISYGALGMSHHSAQDIAAMSAVPNMRVYIPSDRNQTKCLTEALLKDEKPAYIRVGRNAVEDVYEEGNCPFEMDKATVVKEGKDVLIVACGEMVKPAKDAAKILKKEGISAAVLDMYCVKPFDKDTLIWMASGVKAVITAEEHAPFGGLGSMVSQAVGCECPKTVVNMSLPDAPVITGTSKEVFDHYGLNAEGIAKKAGELV, encoded by the coding sequence ATGAATAAGACAGCAAATAAGCAGGTAATATGCCAGGTATTAATGGAGAAAGCTAAGACAGACAAGGACATTGTGGTGCTTTGCAGTGACTCCCGCGGGTCCGCATCCATGACACCGTTTGCAGACGGGTTTCCGGAGCAGTTTGTGGAGGTGGGCATTGCGGAACAAAATCTGGTGAGCATTTCCGCTGGCCTGGCAAAGTGCGGAAAGAAGGCTTATGCAGTATCCCCTGCCTGCTTCCTGTCCACCAGAAGCTACGAGCAGGCCAAGGTGGATGTGGCATATTCCAATACGAATGTAAAACTGATCGGCATCAGCGGCGGCATCAGTTACGGCGCTCTTGGCATGAGCCATCATTCTGCCCAGGACATCGCCGCCATGTCCGCGGTCCCCAATATGAGAGTGTACATACCAAGCGACAGAAATCAGACCAAATGCCTGACAGAAGCCCTGCTAAAGGATGAAAAACCGGCCTATATCCGGGTGGGAAGAAATGCGGTGGAGGATGTCTATGAAGAGGGAAACTGTCCTTTTGAAATGGATAAGGCCACTGTGGTGAAAGAGGGAAAAGATGTGCTCATCGTGGCATGCGGCGAGATGGTAAAGCCTGCAAAGGATGCAGCAAAGATCCTGAAAAAAGAGGGGATCAGTGCAGCGGTTCTGGATATGTACTGTGTTAAGCCTTTTGACAAAGATACCCTGATCTGGATGGCTTCCGGTGTAAAGGCCGTCATAACAGCAGAAGAACACGCACCGTTCGGCGGCCTTGGAAGTATGGTGAGCCAGGCGGTGGGATGTGAATGTCCGAAAACAGTTGTAAATATGTCCCTGCCCGATGCACCTGTGATCACAGGAACATCAAAAGAAGTTTTTGATCATTATGGATTAAATGCGGAAGGGATAGCAAAAAAAGCTGGGGAGTTGGTCTGA
- a CDS encoding transketolase gives MENLKAKVFDLRKDTVDIIMAGKGGHIGGDMSVMEILTALYFRVMNVSPDKADDPDRDRFVLSKGHSMEAYYAVLCAKGFLDLEDVKEKFSKFGSPYIGHPNNKLPGIEMNSGSLGHGLPVCVGMALAAKMNRKQYRVYTVMGDGELAEGSVWEGAMAARQYHLDNLCAVVDRNRLQISGCTENVMGHDDLAERFSSFGWHVICVCGNDLDELLQAFSQASQTKGKPSVIIANTIKGFGSPVMENKADWHHKVPTREEYDRIVSDFAAGKEAALHE, from the coding sequence ATGGAAAATCTGAAAGCGAAAGTGTTTGATCTTCGTAAAGATACAGTTGACATTATTATGGCCGGAAAGGGAGGCCATATCGGAGGCGATATGAGCGTCATGGAGATCCTGACAGCGCTGTATTTCCGTGTCATGAATGTTTCTCCTGACAAAGCAGATGATCCGGACAGGGACCGTTTTGTCCTCAGCAAAGGACATTCCATGGAAGCCTATTATGCAGTGCTGTGCGCAAAAGGTTTCCTTGACCTGGAGGATGTAAAAGAAAAGTTTTCAAAGTTCGGTTCCCCTTATATTGGACATCCGAACAACAAACTACCGGGGATTGAAATGAATTCAGGTTCTCTTGGACATGGACTTCCCGTATGCGTGGGAATGGCTCTGGCGGCAAAGATGAACAGAAAACAATACAGAGTCTATACGGTTATGGGAGACGGTGAACTGGCCGAAGGTTCTGTATGGGAGGGAGCTATGGCGGCCAGACAGTATCATCTGGACAATCTCTGTGCAGTGGTGGACAGAAACAGACTGCAGATTTCCGGTTGTACGGAAAATGTGATGGGACATGATGATCTGGCAGAGAGATTTTCCTCCTTCGGATGGCATGTGATCTGTGTGTGCGGAAACGATTTGGATGAACTTTTGCAGGCATTTTCCCAGGCTTCACAGACAAAGGGAAAGCCGAGCGTCATCATAGCGAACACCATAAAAGGCTTCGGTTCTCCTGTTATGGAAAACAAGGCAGACTGGCATCACAAGGTACCCACCCGGGAGGAATATGACCGGATTGTCAGTGATTTCGCCGCAGGAAAGGAGGCAGCTCTTCATGAATAA
- a CDS encoding L-fucose/L-arabinose isomerase family protein: MKKIKLGFAPTRRSIFSAPDAVKYADLTRERLRELDVDFADIKDINEEGLLYREADRIKIAEKFKAEKVDGLFFPHGNFGTEYEVARLAKELNVPVLLWGPRDERPDENGVRLRDSQCGLFATGKVLRRFGVPFTYMTNCRLEDPEFERGIRDFLAVCNVVKVFRGIRILQIGPRPFDFWSTMCNEGELLERFHIQLSPIPIPELTSEMKRVKEEGTEVAKIMTYCHDNMCIKIKENELENVAALKAAMKNLAEKYGCSAIAIQCWNALQGEIGIMPCAANSLLNEEGIPVVCETDIHGAITALLAEAAGMDEARTFFADWTVRHPDNENGELLQHCGPWPVSVAKEKPTIGYPLAFDHPGAVEAEAKHGDMTLCRFDGDNGEYSLLLGHAKGVEGPYTKGTYVWVEVENLKRLEAKLVEGPYIHHCVGIHKDVVPVLYEACKYIGVKPDLYDPIEEQVKAYLRGE; this comes from the coding sequence TTGAAAAAAATAAAATTAGGGTTTGCCCCAACACGAAGGAGTATTTTCAGTGCTCCGGATGCTGTAAAATATGCGGATCTGACAAGAGAAAGACTGCGTGAGCTGGATGTGGATTTTGCAGATATTAAGGACATCAATGAAGAAGGCCTTCTGTACAGGGAAGCGGACAGAATAAAAATCGCAGAGAAATTCAAAGCTGAGAAAGTGGACGGACTTTTCTTCCCACACGGCAATTTCGGAACAGAATATGAAGTTGCCAGACTGGCGAAAGAGCTGAATGTTCCGGTCCTTTTATGGGGACCGAGAGATGAGCGTCCCGATGAAAATGGTGTCCGTCTCCGCGACAGCCAGTGCGGACTTTTTGCGACGGGCAAGGTCTTAAGACGATTCGGGGTACCTTTTACCTATATGACAAACTGCCGCCTGGAGGACCCGGAATTTGAGAGGGGAATCAGGGATTTTTTGGCAGTGTGCAATGTGGTGAAGGTGTTCAGAGGAATAAGAATTCTGCAGATAGGCCCCCGCCCGTTTGACTTCTGGAGTACCATGTGCAATGAGGGAGAACTTCTTGAGAGGTTTCATATACAGCTCTCTCCCATACCGATCCCGGAACTGACAAGTGAGATGAAAAGAGTGAAGGAAGAGGGCACTGAAGTAGCAAAGATAATGACATACTGCCACGACAATATGTGTATTAAAATAAAGGAAAATGAACTGGAAAATGTGGCTGCCCTGAAGGCGGCCATGAAGAATCTGGCTGAGAAATACGGATGCAGTGCCATAGCGATCCAGTGTTGGAACGCACTTCAGGGGGAAATCGGGATCATGCCCTGTGCGGCCAATTCCCTGCTGAATGAGGAAGGGATCCCTGTGGTGTGCGAGACAGACATCCACGGTGCCATAACAGCACTTCTCGCGGAGGCGGCAGGTATGGATGAGGCCAGAACCTTCTTTGCGGACTGGACTGTGAGACATCCGGACAATGAAAACGGAGAACTTTTACAGCACTGCGGTCCATGGCCTGTCTCCGTGGCAAAGGAGAAACCGACGATTGGCTATCCTCTGGCATTTGATCATCCCGGCGCTGTGGAAGCGGAGGCAAAACACGGGGATATGACACTGTGCCGTTTTGACGGGGACAATGGAGAATACTCCCTGCTTCTGGGACATGCAAAAGGGGTGGAAGGACCATATACAAAAGGGACCTATGTCTGGGTTGAGGTGGAAAATTTGAAGCGTCTGGAGGCGAAACTGGTGGAGGGGCCATATATCCATCACTGTGTGGGAATCCACAAGGATGTGGTGCCGGTGCTCTACGAGGCATGTAAGTATATAGGTGTAAAACCGGATTTGTATGATCCCATTGAGGAACAGGTTAAGGCATATTTGAGAGGTGAATGA
- a CDS encoding DUF5605 domain-containing protein gives MEKLRYKQTVEKWDVFQIEIKGYEGGNPFTDYWIRGIFENENEKTEVEGFYDGDGMYKVRFMPSFEGIYYFEILGNALETKLSGTFEVTAPSENNHGPVRVANTYHFAYEDGTPYYPLGTTCYVWNLQSDERIEETLETLRLSAFNKIRFCIFPKHYDYNLGEPRSYPYEGTPMDSSILTKENFSEYTGKTEGNIWDFKKFNVEHFQHIEKCILALRDMGIEADLIIMHPYDRWGFSCMEPEEDDLYWKYVISRFSAYRNIWWSLANEYDLFEHKSVSDWERYAKIICEKDPYKHLRSIHNCIPFYDYNRPWITHCSIQRQDLYKSSEFVNEWRKIYKKPIVLDEIAYEGNIQHGWGNISGKEMVRRFWEAACRGGYPGHGETYLNPSNVLWWSHGGKLYGESHKRFGFLSEIMKQTPGIGLAPYDNGAWDEICAVPESTALGIIKKEYFLYYYSFMQPSFREFYFDDSTEYEVEVIDTWDMTIKRTGVYHGKFKIVLPGKQFMAIRIRKVGL, from the coding sequence ATGGAAAAATTAAGATATAAACAAACAGTTGAGAAATGGGATGTATTTCAGATAGAAATTAAAGGATATGAAGGGGGAAATCCATTTACAGACTATTGGATACGCGGAATATTTGAAAATGAAAATGAAAAAACGGAGGTAGAAGGATTTTATGATGGTGACGGTATGTATAAAGTCCGTTTTATGCCGTCCTTTGAAGGAATCTACTATTTTGAGATATTAGGGAATGCTTTGGAAACAAAATTGTCCGGTACTTTTGAGGTGACAGCTCCGTCTGAAAATAACCATGGTCCTGTCAGAGTGGCCAATACATATCATTTTGCATATGAAGATGGTACGCCATATTATCCGCTTGGGACAACTTGTTACGTATGGAATTTGCAATCAGATGAAAGAATAGAGGAAACGTTAGAGACTTTACGTCTGAGCGCATTTAACAAGATACGTTTTTGTATTTTTCCGAAACATTATGATTATAATTTGGGGGAACCCAGATCTTATCCATATGAAGGAACACCTATGGATTCCAGTATACTGACAAAAGAAAATTTTAGTGAATATACTGGAAAAACAGAGGGAAACATATGGGATTTTAAAAAATTTAATGTAGAACATTTTCAGCATATAGAGAAATGTATCCTTGCTTTGCGGGATATGGGGATAGAAGCTGATTTAATAATCATGCATCCATATGACAGATGGGGATTTTCATGTATGGAACCGGAGGAAGATGATTTATATTGGAAATATGTGATTTCCCGTTTTAGTGCATATAGAAATATTTGGTGGTCGTTAGCCAATGAGTACGATTTATTTGAACATAAATCGGTAAGTGACTGGGAACGGTATGCAAAAATAATTTGTGAAAAGGATCCATACAAACACTTAAGATCTATACATAACTGTATACCTTTTTATGATTATAATCGTCCCTGGATAACACATTGCAGTATACAGAGACAAGATCTTTATAAGAGTTCAGAATTTGTGAATGAGTGGAGAAAAATATATAAAAAACCTATAGTGCTGGATGAAATCGCATATGAAGGAAATATACAGCATGGGTGGGGAAATATCAGTGGAAAAGAAATGGTGAGACGTTTTTGGGAAGCAGCTTGCAGGGGTGGGTATCCGGGACACGGCGAAACCTATCTGAATCCATCAAATGTTCTTTGGTGGTCTCATGGAGGAAAATTATATGGAGAAAGTCATAAAAGATTTGGATTTTTAAGTGAGATAATGAAGCAAACACCAGGCATTGGACTTGCTCCCTATGATAATGGCGCTTGGGATGAAATATGTGCAGTACCGGAATCTACTGCCCTTGGGATAATAAAGAAAGAATATTTCCTTTATTATTACAGTTTTATGCAGCCGTCATTCAGAGAATTTTATTTTGACGATAGCACAGAGTATGAGGTGGAAGTTATTGATACATGGGATATGACTATAAAAAGGACTGGGGTTTACCACGGAAAATTTAAAATAGTTTTACCTGGGAAACAGTTTATGGCAATCCGCATTAGAAAGGTTGGATTGTGA
- a CDS encoding carbohydrate ABC transporter permease: MEGKAKKISKKVMLYLILIILVLIWIVPIFTLVATSIKSKADFYTGISLFSLPETMAWDNFSNAITKGNLFRYMKNDLIVSCLKVPLGIFIEALAAFALTRLYIRYRTGTFIFFLVGMMLPLQTALVPINIIYSKLGLLNTYFGLFYVYIGFGISFGILILRGFFNGIPKDIDEAAYIDGCNKWQLFYKIILPIAKPAIATLVITDFLSTWNEYLLASVIINDNSMKTVPVGIMTFVGEHGTDYGYLCAGVLISVIPVLFVYLIFQRYFVEGMAGAIKS, translated from the coding sequence ATGGAAGGGAAAGCAAAGAAAATTTCTAAAAAAGTAATGCTATATCTGATACTGATCATACTGGTATTAATATGGATTGTGCCAATATTTACTTTAGTCGCAACGTCAATTAAAAGTAAAGCAGATTTTTATACAGGAATAAGCCTTTTTAGTCTGCCGGAAACAATGGCCTGGGATAATTTTTCTAATGCGATCACAAAGGGAAATTTATTTCGGTATATGAAAAATGATCTTATTGTTTCCTGTCTAAAGGTACCGCTGGGGATTTTTATTGAAGCCCTTGCTGCCTTTGCATTGACAAGACTTTATATCAGATACAGAACAGGAACATTTATTTTTTTCTTAGTAGGAATGATGCTGCCTTTACAGACTGCGTTAGTTCCGATCAATATTATTTATAGTAAACTTGGATTACTAAATACGTATTTTGGTCTCTTTTATGTTTACATAGGTTTTGGCATTTCCTTTGGTATATTGATCTTAAGAGGATTTTTCAATGGAATACCAAAAGATATTGATGAAGCAGCTTATATAGATGGATGTAACAAATGGCAATTATTTTATAAGATCATACTTCCGATCGCAAAACCGGCAATAGCAACACTTGTGATCACTGATTTTTTATCAACATGGAATGAATACTTATTAGCAAGTGTCATTATCAATGATAATTCCATGAAAACAGTACCGGTGGGAATTATGACTTTTGTTGGAGAACACGGTACTGATTATGGATATTTATGCGCAGGTGTATTGATTTCAGTGATTCCTGTATTATTTGTTTATTTGATCTTCCAGAGATATTTTGTGGAAGGAATGGCCGGAGCAATTAAAAGCTGA
- a CDS encoding carbohydrate ABC transporter permease yields MKNKKKKYNKTDKTAWLFLLPAGIIYISVIVAPIFYSLFISLYKWNGIGDKVFVGLANYKSLFSGDKTFHTAIINNLVWIVLTIFITMSVSLAFAVVLNKKFIGRTFFRGFFYFPCVIAPIAVAIIWRWIYNPSMGFINEFFELIGLNFTQSWISDPNVSLYAVFMASLWQAIGQPMILFLAGLQAISPDVLEAATIDGANGYKKFFMVTVPLLKDTFVIVIATLIVAAMKVFDVVQGLTGGGPNDSTQMISTYMYSQVFKYNNVGYGTAIACVMVFMMLIVIVPYVSFTAKED; encoded by the coding sequence ATGAAGAATAAAAAGAAAAAATATAATAAAACAGATAAAACAGCATGGCTTTTTTTGCTTCCCGCAGGTATTATTTACATTTCAGTTATTGTAGCGCCGATATTTTATTCACTTTTTATTAGCTTATACAAGTGGAATGGTATTGGAGATAAAGTATTTGTAGGGCTGGCAAATTATAAGAGTTTGTTTAGCGGGGATAAAACTTTTCATACTGCGATAATCAATAATTTGGTTTGGATTGTTCTGACAATATTTATAACGATGTCAGTGTCTCTGGCTTTTGCGGTTGTTTTAAATAAAAAGTTTATCGGAAGAACATTTTTTAGAGGCTTTTTTTATTTCCCATGTGTCATTGCACCGATTGCAGTAGCCATTATATGGAGATGGATTTATAACCCTTCAATGGGATTTATCAACGAGTTTTTTGAATTGATCGGACTAAACTTTACACAATCTTGGATATCAGACCCTAATGTCAGTCTTTATGCTGTTTTTATGGCATCTCTATGGCAGGCTATAGGACAGCCGATGATTTTATTTTTAGCAGGTCTTCAGGCCATTTCACCAGACGTTTTAGAGGCGGCAACTATTGACGGGGCAAATGGATATAAAAAATTTTTTATGGTAACAGTACCGCTTTTAAAAGATACATTTGTAATTGTAATAGCCACGCTGATCGTAGCGGCCATGAAAGTTTTTGATGTTGTACAGGGTCTTACAGGCGGTGGACCAAATGATTCAACACAGATGATTTCAACATATATGTATTCACAAGTTTTTAAATATAATAATGTAGGATATGGTACTGCGATTGCTTGTGTTATGGTTTTTATGATGTTAATAGTGATTGTTCCGTATGTATCGTTCACAGCAAAAGAAGATTGA
- a CDS encoding ABC transporter substrate-binding protein, whose product MKAKRIMALAAISSVILSMFLGGCGNDSGEKENVKQEENTEQNTEKEKEKESDDKVTEVTFWGLSQQENYEPIAEAFNEEHKNIRVKISNYDTDGIKDACKVAASSKTLPNMWFNWGGSLGGFYVDNGLTYNLNDYAEEHGWKEKFNDSALNLCTYDGKISGYPSSYNILGVFYRKDVFDKYGLEVPSTFEEFESVCETLKENGITPMYAGGLNGWHTMRYVELLIEHYAGSKQHDEMNLFNESYDNENVTKAFEKYKEWVDKGYFPDGFLTLDANDTLMPLANGECAMTIEGQWQDSNIVKNGLDMEQYGAFAFPAGETNRLSSFADMIQFNADNTEEELNACIEFIDYYFSHVLEYAENYSLPMPTKDSPMPEGQPNVEILIKQGEENGTFTITDQAFPTEVADVLFNCQDAIANGQMEPKEAGADIQAAIESYNNK is encoded by the coding sequence ATGAAAGCAAAACGTATTATGGCTTTAGCAGCGATTTCGTCAGTGATTTTGTCTATGTTTCTTGGGGGCTGTGGTAATGACAGCGGGGAAAAAGAGAATGTGAAGCAGGAGGAGAATACAGAGCAGAATACAGAGAAGGAAAAAGAAAAAGAATCTGATGATAAGGTGACCGAGGTTACATTTTGGGGATTATCCCAACAGGAAAATTATGAACCTATTGCAGAAGCTTTTAACGAAGAACATAAAAATATCAGGGTTAAAATATCTAATTATGATACGGATGGTATTAAGGATGCCTGTAAAGTGGCAGCATCTTCAAAAACATTACCTAATATGTGGTTTAATTGGGGCGGAAGTCTTGGAGGTTTTTATGTAGATAATGGTCTCACTTATAATTTGAATGATTATGCGGAAGAACATGGGTGGAAAGAAAAATTCAATGACAGTGCTCTGAACTTATGTACATATGATGGTAAAATATCAGGATATCCCAGCAGCTATAATATTTTGGGTGTATTTTACAGAAAAGATGTATTTGATAAATATGGGTTGGAAGTACCCTCTACATTCGAGGAATTTGAATCTGTATGTGAAACCTTAAAAGAAAATGGTATCACGCCTATGTATGCCGGTGGGTTAAACGGATGGCATACAATGCGTTATGTGGAACTTCTGATTGAACATTATGCCGGATCAAAACAGCATGATGAAATGAATTTATTTAATGAGAGTTATGATAATGAAAATGTGACAAAGGCATTTGAAAAGTATAAAGAATGGGTTGATAAAGGATATTTCCCGGATGGATTTTTAACATTAGACGCTAATGATACATTAATGCCTCTTGCGAATGGAGAATGCGCAATGACTATTGAAGGACAATGGCAGGATTCTAATATAGTCAAAAACGGGTTGGATATGGAACAATATGGGGCATTCGCTTTTCCGGCAGGTGAGACAAACAGGCTTTCCTCATTTGCAGATATGATTCAGTTTAATGCGGATAATACAGAGGAAGAATTAAATGCTTGTATTGAGTTTATTGATTATTATTTCAGCCATGTTTTGGAATATGCTGAGAATTATAGTCTTCCAATGCCTACAAAAGATTCTCCTATGCCGGAAGGTCAGCCAAACGTGGAAATCTTAATTAAACAGGGAGAAGAAAACGGAACTTTTACTATTACAGATCAGGCATTTCCAACGGAAGTGGCAGATGTGTTATTCAACTGCCAGGATGCCATTGCTAATGGGCAAATGGAACCCAAAGAAGCAGGTGCAGATATTCAGGCCGCAATAGAATCCTACAATAATAAATAA
- a CDS encoding LacI family DNA-binding transcriptional regulator produces MKVNIKTISEKTGFSPSTVSNALNRKKGVNVDTAAEIFRVAKELGYSTGQNISKIKFVIYKRNGLIIDDTPFFSLLIDGVEQESRKYGMEMVMCHLNKTDLDYEEQVEQIIHDESAAVILLGTELMEEDVDLYKTATCPFLMLDYWAWDMSFNGVLINNADSARFAVEYLIQNGHKEIGYLQGDFRIKAFRSRCVGYKTAMEKAGLPIKDEYILTLGTTLNGAYEDMLKYLDKMQRVPTAFYADNDMIALGAMKALQEKGHRIPEDVSIVGFDDLPFSEISSPPLTTLRVPKREMGQLAVKRIIDIVRGDRIKTKSQVCTAFIERKSVKRLY; encoded by the coding sequence ATGAAGGTTAATATTAAAACCATAAGCGAAAAAACAGGATTTTCACCATCCACGGTCTCAAATGCTTTAAATCGAAAAAAAGGTGTAAATGTAGATACTGCAGCAGAAATCTTTCGTGTGGCGAAAGAATTGGGGTATTCTACTGGACAGAATATAAGTAAAATAAAGTTCGTTATTTATAAAAGAAACGGATTGATCATTGATGACACCCCATTTTTCTCCCTTTTGATCGATGGTGTAGAACAGGAATCCAGAAAATATGGGATGGAAATGGTCATGTGTCATTTGAACAAAACCGACTTGGATTATGAAGAACAGGTTGAACAGATAATCCATGATGAATCTGCAGCGGTTATACTGTTGGGGACGGAATTGATGGAGGAAGATGTTGACTTATATAAAACGGCTACCTGTCCTTTTTTGATGTTGGATTACTGGGCGTGGGATATGTCTTTTAACGGTGTTCTTATTAATAATGCAGATTCGGCTCGATTCGCAGTTGAGTATTTGATTCAAAATGGACATAAAGAAATTGGGTATCTGCAGGGGGATTTTCGCATCAAGGCCTTTCGTTCCAGGTGTGTAGGGTATAAAACAGCGATGGAAAAAGCCGGACTGCCAATCAAAGACGAATACATACTGACGTTGGGGACGACTTTAAATGGTGCATATGAAGATATGTTAAAATACCTTGACAAAATGCAGCGTGTACCGACAGCGTTTTATGCTGATAATGATATGATCGCTTTAGGGGCCATGAAAGCCCTTCAAGAAAAGGGGCACAGGATACCTGAGGATGTATCTATAGTGGGATTTGATGACCTTCCGTTTTCTGAGATCAGTTCTCCTCCCCTTACAACGCTTCGTGTCCCAAAGAGAGAGATGGGGCAGTTAGCAGTTAAAAGGATTATTGATATAGTGAGAGGGGATAGGATAAAAACTAAAAGTCAGGTTTGTACGGCTTTTATTGAAAGAAAGAGTGTTAAACGGCTATATTAA